Genomic segment of Cryptococcus neoformans var. neoformans JEC21 chromosome 5 sequence:
ACAAGGCATGAACTGATCGCCTTTTTTTATACAAGACCGTGGCACCCATCttggagaaaaagacaagCCCTCCTGTGATTCCGCAAGCAAAGCTTCCTGGAAGCAAATTCGGCACCATCAAGCCTTCGGATCTTCCTAAAATCAACCTAAGCACCAAGCTTGAAGCAGACATTGAAAAGAGGGAGGCAGTCAAGGAAGCTTTTGAGGTGAGAGATCGATGACGTCGTGGGAGTGACATTACTAACGCCTAGGGCTGTAGTGGAGTTGGCATGCGTATGGTATGTGCTAGGAGATAATGAATTATTATTACTGACGGGACAATGTATAGAGAAGCACGCTTGGGGAGCCGACGAAGTAAGTCAACCTCACCTAGCCCTGCGGACGAGTCAACTGACACGTATGTTTAGTACCAACCCTTGACCCAGACAGGCTCCAACTTGACTTCTGCCGGTGGCGTTGGGTACACAATCGTGGATTCTATTGATTCTTTGCTCATCATGGACTTGATCCCAGAGTACCAAAGGGCTCGAGACTGGGTCCGCGATCATCTTAACTTTGACAAGGATGCCCAGTTCAACACATTTGAAACTACCATTCGTCTCCTCGGTGGCCTTCTCTCTGCGCACTATCTCAGCTCTACCCACTCGTCCCCTGCCATCCAGGCCGATGCTCCTCTTTACCTCGATCTCGCCATCGACCTCGGTGAACGTCTTCTCGGCGCCTTCACCTCCCCTACCGGCATCCCTTGGTCAGGAATCAACCTTGCTACTCGTCAGGGTATTCCTGATAGAGACAACCAGGGCGTTGCCAGTTTGGCTGAAGCCGCTAGTTTGCAATTGGAACTCAAATATCTTAGTCATTTAACAGGAGACTATGTGTactggaagaaggcagagaagGTGACCGAGATCATTCGAGCGCAGGCAATCCATGATGGTATTgctcccatcttcatctcgtGAGTTCCACAGCACATGTAGGAGACCGTGAGCTGACGCTATTTTAGTCCCGTGAATGGGCAGTTTGTGGCTTCTGAGATCCGACTTGGGTCCAGAGGTGATTCTTACTACGAATACTTGCTCAAGTAAGTTTGATAATGCATCATAGCGACAACAGAGCGCTGACTTGTTTTTCAGGCAATGGCTTCAAACTGTAAGTTACAATATAATGCGGAAAATTACCGACGCTGATGCTGCAACAGAACCGACAAGAGCCCGTTTACCGCGATGTAAGGACCACACTCCCTAATCAGCGAATTTCTTTTGACATTTTTTGCAGATGTATGACGAAGCTATGGTCGGTATTAAGAGGCACCTCATTGGACAAACTAGCAAATCCaacctcatcttcacccagGAACTCCATCCTGCTCGACACCCGCGAGATCAAAGTGCCACATGGCAAGTCGTCCCCAAGCAAGACCACCTAGTCTGCTTCTTGGGCGGATCGTTCCTGCTCGGTATCACAGAAGGCGGAAAGAGAGATTTAGATTGGGAGAatatggaagaaaaggacagGGAGGATTTCCTCGTTGGTCAGGGGATCATCGAAAGTTGTATGAAGACCCATGACACTGCAACGTGAGTGCCTGCTGTTTTTTTCGGTTGGCATATGGGTGTTGACACACATCCATATATCGCAGCGGATTGGCTCCTGAGATTGCCATGTTTGTGCAATGGAGCGATGATCGAGCTAATGAGGAGGATTGGTACATCAAACCTAACCAGTAAGTTTTTTCACTACCTTACCCCAAGTACCTCATTAACAAGCACTCAATGTCGTAGCAACGGCATCCTCATCGATGGGCGCAATATCCTTCGACCCGAGACTGTCGagtctctctttctcgccTACCGAGCCACCGGTGATGAGAAGTACCGCCGATGGGGATGGCAAATATTCGAGGCTTTCCAGAAGTGGTGTAGGGTCGAAGACGGCGGTTATGCGGGTATTGAGGATGTGCAATCTATGCCGCCCAAGCAGTTGGACAGAATGGAGACGTTTtggctcggagaaacacTGAGTGAGTCTAGCATACAgagcaaaaggaaatgTATCTAATCGATTTGCAGAGTATCTGTACTTGCTCTTCGATGATGCAGATCACATCCCACTTGACAGTGAGTCAGTTTTCGCTTGAGGCCGGTTAATATGCTTACTGCCTGCCACAACATAGAAAACATCTTCAACACCGAAGTAGATCTCTTTCATTCTATGTCAATACAGTAGACCAAGCAAATGAGCTGATCCTATTCTCTTAGGCCCATATCCTTCCCGTTTTCACGCCCGAATacgtctcttctttcgcccTTTCATAGAGCATTCAAAGCATGCAATCTCACAAATGTATATGCAGAACGTAACAAGTAATATGTATATTACTATGATACATACCAGTTATTCCATTGTAAAGCTCAGTAACCCTGTCTCTTTGCCCTCTCCACCTGGGCAAGCACCCCCAAGACATCCTTCATTGCTTCTGTGTGCAACTTGATATCCACGAAACATTTTCCCTCATCTTgagacgacgacgaacgCTTGCCAAGGGAGCTTGCGGTAGTATCCAGGGATCTTGAAAGACGAGTGAGAGTCTCGGATAGAGAGTCAGAGGTAGTAGAGAGAGTGGCGAAGAGGGCAGAGTCGGGGCTTGGTGGTGTAGGGCGACTGATTGGGGCTGGGAGAATTCCAGGAGTTGGCCTAGTAGAGAAGGTCTTCTAGCAGACATTAGTTTTGAGACTGATGATACACAAAGCGACCACATACTCTGGCTCCTGCTGCAGTCTGTTCAATCTCATCAGACGCTTCGGGCGCAATGTTCTCGGAAACAGCCTGGTTCACCAATTTGCTTTCCGATTCTTTCGCCTTTCTTTCAAACTCTCCCACGCCaacttcctttcctttccccttgCACACCGATTGGTTTGTACCTGAAGTAGTAATGCCGTAAagctctctcctcttcctgctccTAGGGCTCTCTCCGTCCTGAACCGATCTACTTGAAGGGGCGGTTTGAGTAGTGGAAGTAATAGGAGCACTGCGAACCCAGTCCGTTGGAACACTGCTCTCATCGACCCATCTCCCTCCGCAGCTCACGcacatcttccttccatctttaGAACCATCTGCCTTTCGTGGATACCCCACTAAAGGGATGCCTCGACATGAAGGGTTGGGGCAGTTTTCACCTAAGAGAGAATATCCCTTCAGCAAAAGATTGGATATTGATTCCGCAGGGTCGGGTTCGGATGCAGATACTTTGGATTGGGCCTGAGATTCTGGAGGCGAGATCGTCTGCGATATTGTGGCGGATGAGGGTGTAGATCCTGCGGAAGATTGCGATACAGGAGGGGCAGGTCGGGCGGCGACTCGGCCTTGTGGACGTCCATCGCAAAGCGCACAAAACTGAATTCTCTCCCGATTGTCTCTTTCGGCAATTGCACTTGGTTCACGCATGAGAGGAGTTGTCTTGCACTCCGAGCAATGAAGATCTGTAAGCGTCCAGCCTTTGAGCATGTATTCGCCGAGCTAAAGTAACCTTTAGTAGCGGCCACATAAAACATTTAAGATAGATAAACGTACAATGGCGGAAATTGTTTCGAGTTGCGACATGGCGGGTGCTGGCATATTCTTTCCAAAATGAGTTAAGAGAAAAGACAAAATGATGAATCAAACGAATATAGTGAAGATAAATGAACGATGCCGCAAGAACACGCAGCATAAAGTTAGTATAAGAGCATAAAACGCACTGAGATCAGGACACCCTCAGGCCAGTCGGGAGTTTTCAGCAGAGTGGGAGTACCATACAAACGCACTCGGTTCGCCAGAGTCGGCAAGTGCCGCACTCATCTGACAGGAGTACGAGTACTCCTCTAAAATGGGTTCAATCGGGAGTCGAGTGAGGCTCGCTCTGATGTCATAGTCGGCCCTGGTTATGGCTCACATCTCACTCTGCTGAAAACTCCCGATTGGCCTGCCTGTCTTCGTTGCGTACCACACCTGCCTTTTTTTATTATGCGAGACGATGCTTTACTCACTACATGCTTGGCTTTGATCCTACCACTGAGTGTGTTGGTTTTTGCGCTACTCAGGCCTTCCAACTGACAGCTTACTATATTATCCACTGCCAGATCCCAAGGTTTGAATTCGAGCTGATGAGCTCGATTGCTTGTCCCAATTCTTCGTCGAGTAATGcgaagctgaagaagcagtATCACCAAAACAAATCTGCTTGGACGTGTAGACCACCCTAGAAATCGAACTATGCCAGATCGCGTTCTCCAGAAAAGATTCTCCTGGCCGGTTATTAACTGATGCTGCTTTGAAAGTACTGAATGATTGATACCTGGAGCGAAGACAGCTTGTTGAAACGGGATCATGGAGAGCAAAGTGTAGTTATTTCGTCTATTTTCATCTGTAAGCTGTCAAcagtaaaaaaaaaaggatgcAGAGACAACAGCAAGAAGATTAAGCATGGCAGTTCGTTATATTTAATGATACTTTCTTCTGGAGACACCCCGTCGCCGTCGTACGCGACGTGGACAAGTGAGGACTCTACGGCAACGTTGTACAACTTATCGCTGGCGGTTTATATTAGCAGTAGATTGATGACTGATTTTTCTGAGATTTGTGACCAATTGTCCTAACTAGATGTTCCAGTACTACGCTTCTGCCAGCTAGATGCATAAAAACAAGAAAACTTTTGCGAGGATGAATGtaaaaacaaaaaaattGTTTGGGGGTCAGCCGCGGATCGAACGCGGGACCTCTTCAACGGTGCTCCTTGAAGCCCAAATGAAGCGCGATACCACTACACTACAAACCCCAACTTGTTGTTAAACTTCTCTTAAAGACTACATAAGGAGTTAGCTTACTTTTAAACACCATACCAGAAGGAAACAGCCATAGGACTGCCGTTTGTAATCCTTTGCAAGATCCTTTGATGTACGTTGTAAGCCAGTCGTACAGTCAAACTGGAGGCCGTCATGATACACATGCATCCAGCATATGTAAAACAGAGACAGAGTGGACCGTATGTGTTGCCGGTCTAATCGCTCATGGTGCGAGCAGCTGAAATACTACTCCTCTATACCATATGATTATTAGTTATGTACATACAAGGACTTTGTACCGAAAATTATTCATAGTTTCCATTCTCTGCCCTTTCACAAAAACTGGTATATTCTAATGACAAGGCTTGAACACTTTCTCCATGCTATGATGCCTGATACGATAAGAGATCTTTTATTTTCTTTCTGCAATGCCATCCTGCCCCGTTTCCCATCACGATACTTTCCCTAGATCATTCGTTCTTGACATCTCACAACATTGTTTCAGAGTACTGGAGCAAACTAGAGCTCATCAGGCTCTGGTTCGTCATACTCTGAATGCATCGAATAAGCCGAATATATCGACCCATCCTCTGCATATTCGCTGGGAGTATTGATCTGCTCGTCAAAGTAGTGTTTTGCCACAGATCGGGGGGCTGCAGTACATCATGAGGAGATTAGCATGGGTAGATTAGTATGGGTAGATTGGGACTCACTCTTTGGAGTTTTAGGCAATCGGCAGAATTCTCCCGTCTGCATGATACTCCAAGCAATCAACCCAGTCCAGCCTGTCTGATGACTCGCTCCCAATCCTCGTCCGTCATTCCCATGGAAAAACTCGTAGAAATGAACGTAATCCTTGAAATGGGGATCTCTGTTAAGCTTGGGATTACCACCGTTCACTGCTCGTCGACCATGTTCGTCTCGGGAGAAGATATGGATAAGACGATGCTGAATTTCTTCTGCCGCGCCGGCGAGGGACATGTAGTCTCCGCTTCCTGTAGGACACTCGACAGTGAGACTATCGCCGTAATACTGGTGGAATCGTTGGAGAGACTCGATGAGCAAAAAATTGACGGCGAGCCAGATGGGGCCTCGCCAGTTGGAGTTACCACCAAACATGCCGGAGCGAGAATCGCCTGGCCAGTAGCCAACACCAAACTCGTCGCCATTGACGTTCATCGAGAAGGGGTTATCATGGTGATAGAGTGACATTCTAgaaacatcatcatcgtcaatGAGGAGAGCCATACTCATGggatgaaagatgatgggAGGGGAAAAAAACGTACGATCGGATACCGTGTTCGGAGAGGAACTCGTTCTCAtccaacatcttctccaaaatCCTCACCAATCTCTCTTTTGACGCCAACGCCAACAACTTTCGATCTCCCCTACCAGAGGCtttgaaggaaaaaaaaaacacgCATATTTATCAGTTCCAAtactcctttccttttcaatagaagaaaaaagagacaACTCACTCTTCAAACTCGCCACATTCCTCTCTGAAATGTCCGGCCTATTCTCAATAAACcaatccatcctcttcttgaacCCAGGGAACCGCTTGATCACCTGTGGTTCCAAAACGAGCGTCGCATAGAGTGGCATCAAGCCTACCATCGACCTCACTGGCAACTGCTGCGAATGCCCGTACCCCCATTGAATGGCATCATAGTAAaatccgtcttcttcattccaCAAGGAAAGATGTTCCTCATTGGAGCCTGGGTAAGTCATCGCAtcagagatgaagaggaagtgtTCAAAGAATTTGGAGGCGATATCTTCGTAGGTGGGGTTATGCTTGGCGAGCTCGAGGGCGATACTGAGCATgttgagggagaagaaggccatCCACGCCGTCCCGTCTGCCTGACGCAAAGTCCCACCCGTCGGAAGCGGCTCTGAGCGGTTAAAAGGCCCGATATTATCCAAACCGAGGAAACCACCTTCAAACACATTGTTCCCGTCCGCATCCTTCCTATTCACCCACCACGTAAAATTGAGCAGCAGTTTTTGGAACACGCGTTCCAAAAAGTCGAGATCCTCCCTGCCAAACATTTTTCGCTCAATTTTGAATACTCGAAAGGTGGCCCATGCGTGTACGGGCGGGTTAACGTCGCTAAAGTTCCATTCGTATGCCGGTAAAGCGCCGTCGGGTTTCATGTACCATTCACGGGTCATGAGGTCGAGCTGTTTCTTGGCGAAGGAGGGGTCAACCATGGCAAGGGGGATACAGTGGAATGCAGTGTCCCAAGTGGCAAACCAGGGGTACTCCCATTTGTCAGGCATCGAGAGGATGTCGTTGATGTACATGTGTTTCCATTCCTGTAAATAAAGTCGGGGAGATTAGGGCATGaaaaataataataataataacaGAATTTCAATTTCATGAGAGATGATACGTACCTTGTTTCGGACCCACTTGCGttcaggaggaggaggcggttGCCCGGGATCACCTTCCATCCATTCCTTTTGGATATATTGGTAGTACTGCTTTGTCCTGCATACCTTTTATCAGCCCAAGCGCGCAAGGAGTCATCAAAGATCTAGAACACAAGAAACACTTACCACAACATCCCACTCAACGCTTGCCTCATGATACTCCTCAAATCCTCACTAATACCTCCTTTCGCGATTCTCCCATAAAACTCATCCGCATCCACCCTTCTGTCTTCCATATTCTCATCGAAgagctcttcatccacgATGGTAGGGTCTTCGTCGGGTGAGTACGGGGTGAGTTTGAGACGGACGACGACGCAGCCGCCGTTCGCGGGCACGTCGGTGAAGTGATAGTGGGCGGCGGCCTTTGTGCCGGTCTTGTCGGGGTTGACGAATTGGCGGTGGCCGTGGTCTGCTACGGGGCGGGGAGCTGCAGGGGCGGAATGTACGGCGGAATCGTGATCGTCACCCTCTTGGCTCTGGGCTGCAGGCTGgtcatcatcgccatcctcttcgAGTTCAGCGGCGGTATGCGCAGGGGGTAATTTAGGTGTCTTGACTGACGGACTCTTCAACGCCAACCCTTCCTGAGCAGACTTGGCCATCTCGGGCTCTGGAGGCCTGTGAGATGGAATAAGATGATCGTGGAAAGCATCCTTCACGAAAGGTGTCCTATTCTTCCCACCCCAAAGTCTCTCAAAGTTTGTGTCGTTCTCTGTGAATAACAAGTCTGGGACGACACTAGGTCCGTCGACGAGGACGACGCCTCCCTTTGCAGGGGCGGCAGGGGCCGGGGAAGGGGTACAGTATAATCGGGTTTCACCGAGGGTATCGTGTGAAGCGTGGATGACGCCTTCGGCTTCTTGCGAGAGGGAAGGCATGTTGGGCGGGAGTTCTTTGCCCCATGACCAGGTGTTGCGGAAGAAGACCTGGGGAAGGATGTGCAGGTCGGCAGGATCGGGGCCACGGTTGTAGGCTGTGATTCGGACAGAGATGGCATCTGCGaattcttcgtctttgGCATACTATTTTTTTATTatgggagaaagaaagcaGTCAATCGCGTGAAAGATGcaagagagaggaaagagggacTCACCTCGACGTAGACGTCCCAGTAGCGATCCTCGTCAAAGAGGTCAGTATCCATCAGTTCAAACTCGCCAACCTCCCTGCTCCTGTTTTggttctcttccttcagctGCTGGTATGGGAATTCGGTTTGCGGGTACTTGTAGAGATATTTCATGTACGAATGTGTCGGGGTAGAGTCGAGGTAATAATAGACCTCTTTGACGTCTTCACCGTGATTTCCCTGGTTACCGTTGAGGCCGTAGAGACGTTCTTTCAGGATAGGGTCTTTACCGTTCCAAAGACCAAGCGTGAAACAAAGTCGCTGATGGTTATCACTGCACCGGTCCGTATCAGCCACTTGTTCTCTCGAGCAGATCTGAAACGACAAGGACGCAACTCACGAAATACCAGCCATTCCGTCCTCACCCCACCTATACGCTCTTGACTGCGCCATCTCAAATGGAAACGAGTTCCACGCGTCGCCATTCGCCGAATAATCCTCTCGGACGGTACCCCACTGCCTCTCGCTGACATATGGACCCCATCGTTTCCAGTGGACCTGGTACTTGTCCGACTGCTGGAGACGGTATTCTTCGACGGAATGGAATCTGGGGCCGAGCTCTGCGACGAGACGGTCGCGGAGAGACTGCTGTATCAGTAGCGGATTGTCAGTACATATCCAGTGGCGGGCCGCGTGCGATTCGTAATGCAGGGACGGCGTGTCTTGCAACAGGATACCGCACGCACCTTTTTGTCTTGGGCCACCGCCTCCGGGGTATCCATGTCGCTCCCACCGTCCTTGGCTATGGGATCCACTGAGCTTTGGCTGCGTGCAgcagggagagagagacgTACGGGAAAGCTCGGGGGCGGACTCTTGCTGCGAGGGCGGGCGTTTGGGAAGGCTGCGGCGTGTGCTGTcagcttccttccttcctcggCCAAGACCACCcacttttccttctcccgcTGGGCCCCGGGCGGCGCAGGGATATTGATCTTGAGCTGTTCAGGCACAGGGGTCGCAGTGCCCGTCGCGA
This window contains:
- a CDS encoding expressed protein codes for the protein MPAPAMSQLETISAILGEYMLKGWTLTDLHCSECKTTPLMREPSAIAERDNRERIQFCALCDGRPQGRVAARPAPPVSQSSAGSTPSSATISQTISPPESQAQSKVSASEPDPAESISNLLLKGYSLLGENCPNPSCRGIPLVGYPRKADGSKDGRKMCVSCGGRWVDESSVPTDWVRSAPITSTTQTAPSSRSVQDGESPRSRKRRELYGITTSGTNQSVCKGKGKEVGVGEFERKAKESESKLVNQAVSENIAPEASDEIEQTAAGARKTFSTRPTPGILPAPISRPTPPSPDSALFATLSTTSDSLSETLTRLSRSLDTTASSLGKRSSSSQDEGKCFVDIKLHTEAMKDVLGVLAQVERAKRQGY
- a CDS encoding cytoplasm protein, putative, which produces MSTAKKLQNKLFRAGQEQPSAGATAGDVTPVATGTATPVPEQLKINIPAPPGAQREKENLPKRPPSQQESAPELSPKDGGSDMDTPEAVAQDKKQSLRDRLVAELGPRFHSVEEYRLQQSDKYQVHWKRWGPYVSERQWGTVREDYSANGDAWNSFPFEMAQSRAYRWGEDGMAGISDNHQRLCFTLGLWNGKDPILKERLYGLNGNQGNHGEDVKEVYYYLDSTPTHSYMKYLYKYPQTEFPYQQLKEENQNRSREVGEFELMDTDLFDEDRYWDVYVEYAKDEEFADAISVRITAYNRGPDPADLHILPQVFFRNTWSWGKELPPNMPSLSQEAEGVIHASHDTLGETRLYCTPSPAPAAPAKGGVVLVDGPSVVPDLLFTENDTNFERLWGGKNRTPFVKDAFHDHLIPSHRPPEPEMAKSAQEGLALKSPSVKTPKLPPAHTAAELEEDGDDDQPAAQSQEGDDHDSAVHSAPAAPRPVADHGHRQFVNPDKTGTKAAAHYHFTDVPANGGCVVVRLKLTPYSPDEDPTIVDEELFDENMEDRRVDADEFYGRIAKGGISEDLRSIMRQALSGMLWTKQYYQYIQKEWMEGDPGQPPPPPERKWVRNKEWKHMYINDILSMPDKWEYPWFATWDTAFHCIPLAMVDPSFAKKQLDLMTREWYMKPDGALPAYEWNFSDVNPPVHAWATFRVFKIERKMFGREDLDFLERVFQKLLLNFTWWVNRKDADGNNVFEGGFLGLDNIGPFNRSEPLPTGGTLRQADGTAWMAFFSLNMLSIALELAKHNPTYEDIASKFFEHFLFISDAMTYPGSNEEHLSLWNEEDGFYYDAIQWGYGHSQQLPVRSMVGLMPLYATLVLEPQVIKRFPGFKKRMDWFIENRPDISERNVASLKTSGRGDRKLLALASKERLVRILEKMLDENEFLSEHGIRSMSLYHHDNPFSMNVNGDEFGVGYWPGDSRSGMFGGNSNWRGPIWLAVNFLLIESLQRFHQYYGDSLTVECPTGSGDYMSLAGAAEEIQHRLIHIFSRDEHGRRAVNGGNPKLNRDPHFKDYVHFYEFFHGNDGRGLGASHQTGWTGLIAWSIMQTGEFCRLPKTPKTPRSVAKHYFDEQINTPSEYAEDGSIYSAYSMHSEYDEPEPDEL